TCTTGTTGTCACTCAACTTTGGCAACAATCGTCTCTCTGAAACCATACCGGATATTTTCAAATCCATGCAGAAGCTCCAATCTCTAACCCTCTCCCGCAACAAATTCTCTGGAAATCTTCCTCCGTCCATTGCATCACTCAAACCAATTCTCAATTACCTCGATCTAAGCCAGAATAATCTCTCTGGGACAATCCCGACCTTTTTATCAAACTTCAAGGTACTAGACTCATTGGATCTTTCTAGAAATAGGTTCTCTGGGGTTGTTCCGAAGAGTTTAGCCAATATGCCTAAACTTTTCCATCTCAATCTCTCCCACAATTTTCTAACTGGTCCACTCCCTGCCATGAAGAACGTTGATGGCCTTGCCACTCTAGATCTTTCATACAACCAATTTCACCTCAAAACGATACCGAAATGGGTGACCTCGTCGCCGTCCATGTACTCGTTGAAGCTGGTAAAATGCGGGATCAATATGAGCTTAGACAATTGGAAGCCAGTGAGACCcaatatttacttttacatCGATCTGTCAGAAAACGAGATCTCAGGGAGTCTAACATGGTTCTTCAACCTAGCGCATAACCTATATGAGTTTCAAGCGTCAGGGAACAAACTTCGATTCGACATGGGGAAGCTGAATTTAAGTGAGAGACTAGAAAGCCTCGATCTATCAAGGAATTTGATATTTGGGAAGGTACCAATGACCGTGGCTAAACTGCAAAAATTGAACTTGAGTCATAACCATCTTTGTGGAAAGCTTCCAGTGACTAAATTCCCGGCCAGCGCGTTTGTCGGTAATGACTGTCTCTGCGGCTCTCCGCTTTCTCCTTGTAAAATTTAGCGGCAAAAAGGTACAATTTTGTAGTTGAGTACTGTAACACATAGCTCTGAATAAGATttgtaataacaaaattagCCTACTCGGCTACGCCATACATGGacatgatttttattttttttactggaatagaaaataacaaaatatttaaggGGAAAATCACATTTTAAACCTAACACTGAGCAGCACTTTAAACCTCAAGATATTTTCACTAGCATTATAAACCtccaaattaattaaactaaCACTCTAGATCTccaaattaacattttttgtttgtacaGCCCTAAAAGATAACAGAACAGAACACTAACTAACAGAACATTAACAGAAGTTACAGAATAATGAACTTTTGtcagttaaaagaaaaagtaaaacatgtttagaaaaaataatattatgacCACTTACcataatttgtgatttttttgtttaaaaaaaaccttataatatttaagaaatttgataaTACAGTACATAGCCatgtaaatataaatcatGTTGATGTTTTAACAAATTATTGATCGGTTATTCTCAATTTCCAACATTAATTTGATTACTTTGTGGGCAGTCTAATCATTGGTGAGCTAAATATCTAAAATCTAGACAGACAAAATAATATCACATATAAACCAATAGTTTGATACATTCACTCTCGGTACCTACCCTACATCCAAGAAGTAATGAAGATCTTGGGAATAAATGTTCCATTAGAATCATGAAACTGGTGACTTTGTAGACAAGAAAACTAGAGTTATTTGTGtaataatatgaaatattaaaactGTAGACACACTGAGATTTGCCTTATTATTCAAAgctataaaaacaaatggatCTCGATGAACGCTACGGCATTCATAAGAGAGGTAGCATGCATCTTAAATGTCACTACCATAAACTGAAAACTGAACAAATCGATTTTCGAGAACAATCTAAATTTTCACTTTCTTAGTTCTTACAATAGGCAAATAGATAAAGCTACTAATGTTAGATTATGCTAAGAAAATAAAGCATAATGTTTACCTGACCATCTTGAGGCCAACTTATTTTCACTGTCTAGATCATTGCACTTAGATCGTTCTAAATCTAAACAGTCAAATCTTTCACTTCTAATTTAAGGTCAATAACGAACATTTTGTTGGACAGATTAAAATAACGTGTTGAAAAAAGTAAGACGAAAATAACGTACATAACTAGATtataacccgcggtacaccgcggagacaatttgtttttaaaattagtatatataagagtctgcaaattatatttatctataaaatatttacattttatagtttacaattgttattaagtaataTCCTTCCAAACTCGTTCCaccaaacccgtcccgttaAAAAAATCTGCGATACAccgctaatttaaataaatattttacgggattgcaattatattttagtttgtcaaacaaattttttttttaaatggttgtcgaaatctagttcaaatattggagaaataagatttagtgaaCTGATAGGAAATGTATTTAGGtgcgttttgctcattttaagggattgcaattgtattttggtttgtcaaatattttttgttttaaatagtttccGAAATctagtttaaattttggagaaatttgcgtgatatatgggattataatatatttggaatattttttgtttgttaatcaatttattgccaaaagaaaaccaataattaaaagGCAATGGCAGgtattgtaaataagttcgaactccaggatttatttcacaaaatggctgcaaaaatgtatatatagatgttagagaaaaatcaaaatggttATTTTTCCTAACTAAATTccataataaaaataaaattttatttaaatttgatagaaAGAAATACTAATAAGACAGtggaaaaaaactatatgacTTATGAGTTTTAATACAATGTAACAACAAAAttctagaaaaagaagatatgttaaaccatttatataataatctGATGAAAGACACTGTCTCTTTCAAGGGATCCAGAGATGCTAAACTCAACAACGATCACGGATTATACCACCACGTAATGCCACCACATGCATATGACTTGGTCAAAATCGTCAGCGCTAGAGTCGATGACTTTCCTTCTATTAATAGCTACCACGAATGCTTCTCtcaatcaacaaaaacacacCATTAACTTAAGACATCAAGAAGCTCCACTACATGTAACAACGATAATCAATACGTATTATTGTATTAGTGAAAGTAGTATTTCAACCCTCCgacattgttttccatatACGCGAAATGTTACTACTAAAGTGAACGGCGAGGACTTCGGAAAAGATACTCGTATTTCCGTTTATGTATTTaacttttacaaaattaacagaaattatccaaattttctacttttttttaaatacccAAACTTTACAAAATACACATAACAGTTAGTCAAATTAATGAGTATAAGAATTAAATTTACTTACCTGGATTTTCTGATCCCGCGTGACCAGAATTTCTTGAACCGGTCCCTCGATCCAAAAATCCCGTCTGATTTTATCGGATATAATTAGTCAAGTCAGTCCATCGTCTGGATTAAGTCTGGACATAATAAGTGAACCGAAAGAATTGAACTGGAACCgaagaaaaaagaaccaaactgAACTCAGACCAATtgtaaaatattcaaatagGTCCAAAATTCTAGAACCGAAAAAGATTATAATCAAAcccgaaccaaaccaaaatattttggatactcaaaaatatccaattatatatccaaaatattagttatttttagatcgaataaccaaacatatacaaaataccaaaatatacttggaaaatatatttacaaatatcaaaatatttgaaaatactagaaaatatcttaaaatacccaaaaatattgaaatacCTTAAAATATTGGAAAGAAAATACCAAACCGAATACATGAACGCTTAGGCCAAGTCTGGATCGTTACACTTAGCCATTTATAAATCTCAACATcttatcttatataataaaagaagGTTTTACCTAACTCTTCTGAACATTGCGATATTTGGCACTCTCTTTTGGTGACACTTgtcctctttcttttgtaaaattgtttcttttaatttatttcttatatctAATATTTAATGGgcaattgacaaaaaatagtaccaaaataagtttttcttctaaaattaGCACaacatttctaaaatttcacaaaTAACACTATAAActtcaataaaaattaattaaaatataacataaaaaataaaaatgagagcaaacactaatctaatattaaattgaataaaaaaaaaattaaatagtgGAAATATCtacccaaaattaaaaatagagatcCCAATTATAATACCAcaaactaatataaaaatgaaaaatctcttttaaatggtgaaaatatatactctAAAGTGGAAATAGGGAACCCAAATAAAATACctaaactaatattaaaatgaatcaaaaaaaaatttaaatggttgaaatatataccctaaattggaaatagagaaccccaaatataatattttaaatttatttctaatttatttttggttgaatatattttatattagtggtattattgaaaaaataaattagtgataatacttttagaaaaaaacttcatAGTTAGTCAAGTAATGCtatttttggaagtttatAGAGTGGATGCTATTATTGTCCATCAAACTTGTTTTAGAGCTATTTTTAGGAATTTCTCATatttaattccaaaaaatcatatttctctTATCATATTGATACATTTCATATTTACTCTTAACttgatttttctcttctaatttgttttgctCAAAATAGTATCTCCTTACTATCAAATAACTTATTTATCTAATTCACAACTATGGATTAGTAAACTTTTGAATTCTCACAATATAAGTACATTTGGTAtctatttttagatatatttttttcatatttatctatcttacataatattttaagattcATATAAAAGACATctctaatattttctaatttctcttGATAAGTATTTTTAACttgcaatttttttatctaatttgTTGTGCCAAAAATATTATCTACTTAGTATCACATAAATTATTCATCTAATTCATATTTATGGAttagaaattttttgaattcGCACAATATTAGTACACTTGGCCTATTTTCGAATTAATCTTTTTCCTAAATTTTCTATCTTAcatactaatttaaaattcatataaaagACATCTCTCATCTTTTCTAATCTTTCTCTTGAAATTTgtctcattttttctttccaattaAACATATTCTAATTTTCATAACTCTAACTTATTTGCTAATCAAACAATTGCAATGTTAAATGAACATTAGTTGTATTGATTGCATTGTCCTTCATTGTCCGTTACTTTAGAAGGAATAATTACACGTCACATGTTTTAAATCACATTATTATTCACCTCATCAAgtaataattgttttctttttgccaTTTACTTCCACCACTATTAATATGGTACATAATATGACACTTGAGAGTTGAGAGTGGAAATCCTATTATTTATAATACTCATTTGTACAGattataatttgtatttcGATTCAATTATTTGGTCAAGGGTTAATAatgtaggaaaaaaaaagttaaattgcAAGCCCTTTATAAATTGGAATTGGCATCAAGTTGGGTGAGATTTTGAGAAGTATAATAACTCTTTGGCTTTGTAgtcttattagttattattatttatcacGTCACGTGATATTCATACTGATATATGTGTTAGtaatcaaacaaacacattAAAGCATGCATAATGTTTCTTAATTGTGAGTTAACAATAATAGTGGCATTGTCCCCCGTGAGACATAGATTTGTAGTAACCGCCTTTTCCATTGCCGCATCCATTGTGACACCAACGGTTGCATCTCTGCTCGTCATTGTTTGTGTTGCACTTTCCAAATTTTGGGTGGCTATTACAACACAAAGAACCACCACTCTCTACATTATATATCCTTCAACATCTGCTACTATCACACATAATTGAAACAGTTTTGTCTAATACGAGTTCATGAAATTTTCTCATTAAAGTAACAAATTTGTATTGAAACGCAAAAATAAGTTTGTTAAAGTGTAAACACTTGAGAAAGTACTCCTAATTATAAGAGAGAAGACATACCAATAACTGAGAAAGTGAGAACAATGagcaaagcaaaagaaaaaactttcaaaCTAGCCATTGTTAATAGtctttttagatatttataaGTATTTAAACTTAGTTTGTTTTcagataaaaagaaagttatattttgttcttatttatATACCAAATTAATTCTTAatccacaaaagaaaaacaatatgaaTGGAAAAAACATTCAGAGAGGTTTACAATAGTTCTCATGctctatgttttatttttgtagattatatatagttaCTTCAAGTTTTCAATAATGGTTTTGTTAGAATGAGACATTAAGGAAAAAGGAACTATTCAACTTTTGTTCAACTGCTTGGTCTCTACGATCTTAACAGGattcaaaaaataacattttaggTCGTAGAACATCACATGGTTTGATGtgtttgaaaaagaaaagggaaagaaaagcagtggaagaaggaaaaaaaagcaTTAGAAGAAACTAATCGAATCCTGGAAGAAGCATATGCTATTTAGACAagtacatgaaaaaaaaagtgaaaaaatttGTGTAAGCCTTCACCTTTTTTACAAACGGCGAAATAGAGGAGGAATGCATGAGCCTACCAAAAATCTGTTGAATTTGTGaaacattgtttttattctgtatgttaatttatgttaaaatcTTCTGCTAAAAAATAGCgataaaaacaaacactacGTCATTTGTGTTCTATCTATTTAATTTAGGTTCATTGtactttcaatattttttaaaaaagtttaattttagAGGTGTATTAATTtcagaaataaatataataataaccaAATAAACTTTTAATCATCTCAAACTTCAATTGAATAATGAAAAGCTTTTGTgaataaacaacaatttttactgggcaagaaaaaaacaaccaaatcaataaatttaaCACTAgtacaatatataatttactctattttttttggtcagtCTGAACTgcctaaaaacaaatacataaaataacaTACATATTTAgtttacacaaacaaaattattatttttgtataagtaaattttagaataaaatatgataaaaagaTTACTTTTTGTAAATGAAATTTTCGCTATTATGGTGTTCCCACGGTATTCTTATAAAACTAAATCccgtttcattttcttccGAATAAACATAGTTTCTAAGAGCATCTACATTGCATATTTACTTTAAATGTTTTCCtacttaaatttaattaataaaataagaagagGCTCTTTAAATGAAAGACATCCTTCTAAAATGTctcaaagaaaacattttgagaCACATTAAAAATGATCTTCCATTTAAAAACactattcatattttattaataatatttatatgggaagacacaaaaaaaaatatggtctAATAGCAAGATAACGCGGCAAGTGACAAGGATCTATCTATATATCACTTATTGCTCCCACATGCATATGGATTTGTAAAAATC
This sequence is a window from Arabidopsis thaliana chromosome 1 sequence. Protein-coding genes within it:
- a CDS encoding Leucine-rich repeat (LRR) family protein; this encodes MNSCCFPLFIFAFVIFLRCLSPIEAATCHPDDEAGLLAFKSGITQDPTGILSSWKKGTDCCSWKGVGCLTNRVTGLTINGQSDVTGSFLSGTISPSLAKLQHLVGIYFTNLRNITGSFPQFLFQLPNVKQVYFTNSRLSGPLPANIGALSELGELSLDGNLFTGPIPSSISNLTRLYLLNLGDNLLTGTIPLGLANLKILLSLNFGNNRLSETIPDIFKSMQKLQSLTLSRNKFSGNLPPSIASLKPILNYLDLSQNNLSGTIPTFLSNFKVLDSLDLSRNRFSGVVPKSLANMPKLFHLNLSHNFLTGPLPAMKNVDGLATLDLSYNQFHLKTIPKWVTSSPSMYSLKLVKCGINMSLDNWKPVRPNIYFYIDLSENEISGSLTWFFNLAHNLYEFQASGNKLRFDMGKLNLSERLESLDLSRNLIFGKVPMTVAKLQKLNLSHNHLCGKLPVTKFPASAFVGNDCLCGSPLSPCKI
- a CDS encoding Defensin-like (DEFL) family protein (Defensin-like (DEFL) family protein; LOCATED IN: endomembrane system; CONTAINS InterPro DOMAIN/s: Defensin-like protein, Arabidopsis (InterPro:IPR022618); BEST Arabidopsis thaliana protein match is: Defensin-like (DEFL) family protein (TAIR:AT5G08055.1); Has 35333 Blast hits to 34131 proteins in 2444 species: Archae - 798; Bacteria - 22429; Metazoa - 974; Fungi - 991; Plants - 531; Viruses - 0; Other Eukaryotes - 9610 (source: NCBI BLink).), encoding MASLKVFSFALLIVLTFSVIGMIYNVESGGSLCCNSHPKFGKCNTNNDEQRCNRWCHNGCGNGKGGYYKSMSHGGQCHYYC